A genomic region of bacterium contains the following coding sequences:
- a CDS encoding ATP-dependent Clp protease ATP-binding subunit: MDKLSIGVTLAWQMAVAEAANKKSEFIEKEHIFNGCLSLEKIFAAKEMLNQLGIQAKQLLEMEYKVLENLMQSFSLNMTQLRRLVREKLPQEDYAYKEKVIHRSAECRGYFQKAEELSKGGMVNVLFLLVAILEKPGEIISAVFKELKIEPERLKEEALKKGESLEGLLMKAEDEIKEESQKKSALYWIPKYARDLVKEAEEGNLKPIEGRRDEMHAIIRTVSRMTKNNPVLIGEAGVGKTAIVEGLAQRIAYGKNLIGRRIFELNLSSLVAGTKYRGEFEERLNGIIQEAKEHRAVILFLDEIHNLVGAGKGEGSMDAANILKPALTKGEITCIGATTISEYRKYIEKDAALERRFQPIMITEPTPEETIKILQRLKERFETHHQVKITDEALVRAVELSVRYLPYRQLPDKAIDIIDEACAYISLPQLSMDGIKQDRTTGGVVTEEEVAKVVSKLTGIPVSKLTEKEVEKLLNLDQYLKKRIKGQEKAITIVANKIRLAKTGMRDKNRPLGVFLFLGPTGVGKTLSAKGIAELLFGSEEEMIRLDMSEYQEKHTVSKLIGAPPGYVGYEEEGQLTGKLRSKPYSVVLFDEIEKAHPEVLDIFLQLFDEGRLTDAKGRTIDGRNAIFIMTSNLPPDERMGFQRDATPTQEEATLNATRRVFRPEFLNRIDKIVFFKHLSKENIKEIISLELETFRKGLSKEYGVSLAFGEEVLELLIKDGYSERNGAREIKRIVEERIKEPLSQAMLEREKIGRGIKGWKVRIEVEDGKISCKDALATKPPKKGKGKK; the protein is encoded by the coding sequence ATGGATAAGCTTTCTATAGGGGTAACTCTTGCCTGGCAGATGGCGGTGGCAGAGGCGGCAAATAAAAAATCAGAATTTATTGAGAAAGAGCATATATTTAATGGATGCTTATCCTTAGAGAAAATATTTGCGGCTAAGGAGATGCTAAATCAGTTAGGAATACAAGCAAAGCAGTTATTAGAGATGGAATATAAGGTGTTAGAGAATTTGATGCAGAGTTTCTCTTTAAATATGACACAACTGCGCCGGCTGGTTAGAGAAAAACTGCCCCAAGAAGATTATGCCTATAAAGAGAAGGTGATACATCGTAGTGCTGAATGTAGGGGCTATTTTCAAAAGGCTGAAGAGTTAAGTAAAGGGGGGATGGTAAATGTTCTTTTTCTTTTAGTAGCTATCTTAGAGAAACCAGGTGAGATAATTAGTGCAGTATTTAAAGAGCTTAAGATTGAACCAGAAAGATTAAAGGAAGAAGCACTCAAAAAAGGGGAATCTTTAGAAGGATTGCTTATGAAGGCAGAAGATGAGATTAAAGAAGAAAGTCAGAAAAAATCTGCACTTTACTGGATACCTAAATATGCCAGAGATTTAGTAAAAGAGGCAGAAGAAGGTAATCTTAAGCCAATCGAAGGAAGAAGAGATGAGATGCATGCAATAATAAGAACAGTAAGCAGAATGACCAAGAACAACCCTGTACTTATTGGTGAGGCAGGTGTTGGCAAGACAGCTATCGTAGAAGGGCTTGCCCAAAGAATAGCTTATGGGAAAAATCTCATTGGTAGAAGGATATTTGAACTTAATCTTAGCAGTCTGGTGGCAGGCACAAAGTATCGTGGCGAATTTGAGGAAAGGCTTAATGGGATAATCCAGGAGGCAAAAGAACATCGAGCAGTAATCTTGTTTCTGGATGAGATACATAACCTTGTGGGGGCAGGTAAAGGAGAAGGGAGTATGGATGCGGCAAATATCCTGAAGCCTGCTCTAACAAAGGGTGAAATAACCTGTATCGGTGCTACCACCATCTCTGAATACCGCAAGTATATTGAAAAAGATGCCGCATTAGAGAGAAGGTTTCAGCCAATTATGATAACTGAACCTACACCAGAGGAGACAATAAAGATTTTACAGCGATTAAAAGAAAGATTTGAAACACATCATCAGGTCAAAATCACTGACGAAGCTCTGGTAAGAGCAGTTGAGCTTTCTGTGCGCTATCTTCCTTATCGGCAATTACCTGATAAGGCAATAGATATAATTGATGAAGCCTGTGCCTATATCTCTCTGCCTCAGTTAAGTATGGATGGAATAAAACAGGATAGAACTACTGGTGGTGTGGTAACAGAAGAAGAGGTGGCAAAGGTTGTTTCTAAACTTACGGGCATTCCGGTAAGCAAATTGACAGAAAAAGAGGTAGAGAAACTCCTTAATTTAGACCAGTATCTTAAAAAGAGAATAAAGGGTCAGGAGAAGGCGATAACAATCGTAGCCAATAAGATTCGTCTGGCAAAGACAGGGATGAGGGATAAGAATAGACCGCTGGGGGTATTCCTCTTTTTAGGACCAACTGGAGTGGGTAAGACATTATCTGCCAAAGGTATTGCCGAGCTTCTCTTTGGTTCAGAGGAAGAGATGATAAGGCTGGATATGTCAGAGTATCAGGAGAAGCATACAGTGTCTAAATTAATCGGAGCCCCACCCGGATATGTAGGTTATGAGGAAGAAGGTCAACTGACGGGTAAATTGCGTTCTAAACCCTATTCTGTAGTCTTATTTGATGAGATAGAAAAGGCACATCCTGAGGTCTTAGATATATTTTTACAGCTCTTTGATGAAGGCAGGCTGACTGATGCTAAAGGTAGAACCATTGATGGAAGGAATGCTATCTTTATAATGACCTCAAACCTGCCTCCTGATGAGAGAATGGGTTTTCAGAGAGATGCTACCCCCACTCAAGAAGAGGCGACTTTGAATGCGACAAGAAGGGTTTTTAGACCAGAGTTCCTTAATCGTATTGATAAGATTGTTTTCTTTAAACACTTAAGTAAAGAGAATATCAAGGAGATTATTAGTTTAGAATTGGAGACCTTCAGAAAAGGGCTGTCTAAGGAGTATGGAGTCTCCCTTGCCTTTGGTGAGGAAGTATTGGAATTGCTTATTAAGGACGGATATAGTGAGAGAAATGGTGCTCGGGAGATTAAAAGGATAGTGGAGGAAAGGATTAAAGAACCCT
- a CDS encoding tetratricopeptide repeat protein, with translation ALEVNPRLAEAWYNKGLTLVNLGKHQEAISCYDEALEINPRYAEAWINKGIELAILGRFQEALKCVEAAIRLNPDLPQAHQVKQMILQYLGGR, from the coding sequence GGCATTGGAGGTAAACCCGAGGTTGGCAGAGGCATGGTATAACAAAGGACTTACCTTAGTAAATCTTGGCAAACATCAGGAGGCAATCTCCTGCTATGATGAGGCATTGGAGATAAACCCGAGGTATGCAGAGGCATGGATTAACAAAGGGATTGAATTAGCTATATTGGGCAGATTCCAGGAGGCATTGAAATGTGTTGAGGCGGCAATAAGGTTAAATCCTGATTTACCTCAGGCACATCAGGTAAAACAAATGATTCTGCAATACTTAGGAGGTAGGTGA
- a CDS encoding serine/threonine-protein kinase: MGIFRGLGKRESAERSRANTGRWQVGDRIGNRYEIYQVLGGGMGMVYVCYDHEHKIPYALKTFQEQYLFSEDSQRLFEREARVWTELERHPYIVRAFWVERLEGRLFIVLEYIAPDRQGRNTLSHYLGDLTLSEVLRFSIQFCYGMEYAYSKGIDSHRDIKPDNIMITFDKTVKITDFGLAKAFQEIELKGDVIAEKASSLSIFRSKGKRVCGTLPYMAPEQFEGLADKRSDVYSFGLVLYQMAGNGRLPFVGRNGEEYERLHRYGKIPPLPSPPGICHADPELVSGVSASLFPIIKKCLEKEPDKRYQNFTLIREELQNLLLKETGEKITPPEREKLEAWELSNKGTALLNLGRSQEAISCYDEALEINPKDAEVWNNKGVTLKNLGRYQEAISCYDEALEIDPRDAETWNNKGTALDNLGRPQEAISCCDKALEINPRYAVAWYNKGNVLGRLGRYNEAISCYDKALEINPRLAVAWYNKGVALGNLGRYQEAISCYDEALEVNPRLAEAWYNKGLTLVNLGKHQEAISCYDEALEINPRY, from the coding sequence ATGGGTATATTTAGAGGTTTGGGGAAAAGAGAGAGTGCAGAAAGAAGTAGGGCAAACACAGGTAGATGGCAGGTAGGGGATAGGATTGGTAACCGATATGAGATTTACCAGGTATTAGGAGGAGGAATGGGTATGGTCTATGTCTGCTATGACCACGAACATAAAATACCTTATGCCCTTAAGACCTTTCAGGAGCAATACCTTTTTTCTGAAGATAGCCAAAGGCTATTTGAAAGAGAAGCCCGGGTCTGGACAGAATTGGAAAGACACCCCTATATTGTCCGTGCTTTTTGGGTAGAGAGATTAGAGGGAAGGCTATTTATTGTCCTTGAATATATTGCCCCGGATAGACAGGGAAGAAATACCTTAAGCCATTATCTTGGGGATTTGACCCTATCTGAGGTCTTAAGATTCTCCATCCAGTTTTGTTATGGTATGGAGTATGCCTACTCTAAAGGGATAGATAGCCACCGGGACATAAAACCAGATAATATTATGATTACCTTTGATAAGACGGTAAAGATAACCGACTTTGGTTTAGCTAAGGCATTTCAAGAGATAGAACTTAAGGGGGATGTTATTGCAGAGAAAGCATCTTCTTTAAGCATATTTAGAAGTAAGGGGAAGAGGGTTTGTGGCACACTTCCTTATATGGCACCAGAGCAGTTTGAAGGATTGGCCGACAAAAGGTCTGATGTCTATAGCTTTGGTCTTGTCTTATACCAGATGGCGGGAAATGGAAGATTACCTTTTGTGGGTAGAAACGGAGAAGAATATGAGCGGCTACATAGATATGGTAAGATTCCTCCCCTTCCTTCTCCCCCTGGCATATGTCATGCTGACCCTGAACTTGTTTCAGGGGTTTCAGCATCCCTTTTCCCGATAATTAAAAAATGTTTAGAAAAAGAGCCAGATAAAAGATACCAGAATTTTACCCTTATCAGGGAGGAACTACAAAACCTGCTTTTAAAAGAGACCGGGGAAAAAATAACCCCACCTGAGAGGGAAAAATTAGAGGCATGGGAACTTAGTAACAAAGGGACTGCCTTATTAAATCTTGGTAGAAGTCAGGAGGCAATCTCCTGCTATGATGAGGCATTGGAGATAAACCCAAAGGATGCAGAGGTATGGAATAACAAAGGAGTTACCTTAAAAAATCTTGGCAGATATCAGGAGGCAATTTCCTGCTATGATGAGGCATTGGAGATAGACCCAAGGGATGCAGAGACATGGAATAACAAAGGGACTGCATTAGACAATCTTGGCAGACCTCAGGAAGCAATCTCCTGCTGTGATAAGGCATTGGAGATAAACCCAAGGTATGCAGTGGCATGGTATAACAAAGGGAATGTCTTAGGAAGACTTGGTAGATATAATGAGGCAATCTCCTGCTATGATAAGGCATTGGAGATAAACCCAAGGCTTGCAGTGGCATGGTATAACAAAGGGGTTGCCTTAGGAAATCTTGGCAGATATCAGGAGGCAATATCCTGCTATGATGAGGCATTGGAGGTAAACCCGAGGTTGGCAGAGGCATGGTATAACAAAGGACTTACCTTAGTAAATCTTGGCAAACATCAGGAGGCAATCTCCTGCTATGATGAGGCATTGGAGATAAACCCGAGGTAT
- a CDS encoding HTH domain-containing protein, with protein MSSLFLCVSAVNYYLNGYITFYRHITKDVHKMSVKSVGKVSVKNVGKVFLKDATKKERKEYIYNKIKSKELFTFVTLAKELAVSNKTIERDIEELKKEGKIKFVGSKRSGYYEIIL; from the coding sequence ATGTCTTCTCTGTTCCTCTGCGTCTCTGCGGTGAATTACTATCTGAACGGTTACATAACTTTTTATCGGCATATCACTAAAGATGTCCATAAGATGTCGGTGAAAAGTGTCGGTAAAGTGTCGGTGAAAAATGTCGGTAAAGTCTTCCTTAAAGATGCTACTAAAAAGGAACGCAAAGAATATATATATAACAAAATAAAATCAAAAGAATTATTTACTTTTGTCACCCTGGCAAAGGAATTAGCGGTAAGTAATAAAACAATTGAGAGGGATATAGAGGAATTGAAAAAAGAAGGCAAAATAAAATTTGTTGGTTCAAAGCGCAGTGGTTATTATGAAATAATATTGTAA
- a CDS encoding serine/threonine-protein kinase has product MGKTNTSRWQVRDRIADRYEIYQVLGGGMGIVYVCYDHEFKIPVALKTFQEQYLFSEDGQRLFEREALVWTELERHPYIVRAHWVGRLEGRLFIFLEYIPPDRQRRNTLSHYLLGDLTLQEVLKFSIQFCYGMEYAYSKGIDCHRDIKPDNIMITSNKTVKISDFGLAKAFQEIEFKGDVITEGVSSLSIFRSKGKRVCGTLPYMAPEQFEGVTDKRSDVYSFGIVLYQMAGNGRLPFVGSSIKEYERLHRYGKIPLLPSPLFSIIKRCLEKEPDKRYQDFTSIREELENLLLKEIGERITPPEREELEAGELYNKGAALLNLGRLQEAVSCFDKALKINPRDAEVWYNKGFALGNLGRHQEAISCYDEALAINPRYAEAWGNKGNVLRRLGKHQEAISYFDEILKINPREALAWYNKGLALGNLGRHQEAIFCCDKALEINPRLTETWNNKGSALGNLGRHQEAISCFDKALKINPKDAEAWYSKGNALVNLGKSEEAISCYDEALEINRRYAEAWSNKGGALGKLGRYEEAISCCDEALEINPRLAEAWINKGFALDNLGRHEEAISCYDKALEINPRLAEAWINKGIALGNLGRYEEAISCFDKALEINPRYAEAWYNKGLALAKLRRFQKALECIDEAIRLNPDLPMVHQLKQMILQDLRR; this is encoded by the coding sequence ATGGGGAAAACAAACACAAGTAGATGGCAGGTTAGGGATAGAATTGCTGACCGATATGAGATTTACCAGGTATTAGGGGGAGGAATGGGTATTGTCTATGTCTGCTATGACCACGAATTTAAAATACCTGTTGCCCTTAAGACCTTTCAGGAGCAATACCTTTTTTCTGAAGATGGCCAAAGGTTATTTGAAAGAGAAGCCCTGGTCTGGACAGAATTGGAAAGGCATCCCTATATTGTCCGTGCTCATTGGGTAGGTAGATTAGAAGGAAGGCTATTTATTTTCCTTGAATATATTCCTCCAGATAGACAGAGAAGAAATACCTTAAGCCATTATCTTCTTGGGGATTTGACCCTACAGGAAGTCTTAAAATTCTCCATCCAGTTTTGTTATGGTATGGAGTATGCCTACTCTAAAGGGATAGATTGCCATCGGGACATAAAACCAGATAATATTATGATAACCTCTAATAAGACGGTAAAGATAAGCGATTTTGGTTTAGCTAAGGCATTTCAAGAGATAGAATTTAAGGGGGATGTTATCACAGAAGGGGTATCTTCTTTAAGCATATTTAGAAGCAAAGGGAAGAGGGTTTGTGGCACACTTCCTTATATGGCACCAGAGCAGTTTGAGGGGGTTACCGACAAAAGGTCTGATGTCTATAGCTTTGGTATTGTCTTATACCAGATGGCAGGAAATGGGAGATTACCTTTTGTGGGCAGTAGTATAAAAGAATATGAGCGGTTACATAGATATGGTAAGATTCCTCTCCTTCCCTCTCCTCTTTTCTCGATCATTAAAAGATGTTTAGAAAAAGAGCCAGATAAAAGATACCAGGATTTTACCTCTATCAGGGAGGAGTTAGAAAACCTGCTTTTAAAAGAAATAGGGGAAAGAATAACCCCACCTGAGAGGGAAGAATTAGAGGCAGGAGAACTTTATAACAAAGGGGCCGCCTTATTAAATCTTGGTAGACTTCAGGAGGCAGTCTCCTGTTTTGATAAGGCATTGAAGATAAACCCAAGGGATGCAGAGGTATGGTATAACAAAGGGTTTGCCTTAGGGAATCTTGGTAGACATCAGGAGGCAATATCCTGCTATGATGAGGCATTGGCGATAAACCCAAGGTATGCAGAGGCATGGGGTAACAAAGGGAATGTATTAAGAAGGCTTGGTAAACATCAGGAGGCAATATCCTATTTTGATGAGATATTGAAGATAAATCCAAGAGAGGCACTGGCATGGTATAACAAAGGGCTTGCCTTAGGGAATCTTGGTAGACATCAGGAGGCAATCTTCTGCTGTGATAAGGCATTGGAGATAAACCCAAGGCTGACAGAGACATGGAATAATAAAGGGAGTGCATTAGGCAATCTTGGTAGACATCAGGAAGCAATCTCCTGTTTTGATAAGGCATTGAAGATAAACCCAAAGGATGCAGAGGCATGGTATAGCAAAGGAAATGCCTTAGTAAATCTTGGTAAAAGTGAGGAGGCAATCTCCTGCTATGATGAGGCATTGGAGATAAACCGAAGGTATGCAGAGGCATGGTCTAACAAAGGGGGTGCATTAGGAAAGCTTGGCAGATATGAGGAGGCAATCTCCTGCTGTGATGAAGCATTGGAGATAAACCCAAGGTTGGCAGAGGCATGGATTAACAAAGGGTTTGCCTTAGACAATCTTGGCAGACATGAGGAAGCAATCTCCTGCTATGATAAGGCATTGGAGATAAACCCAAGGTTGGCAGAGGCATGGATTAACAAAGGGATTGCCTTAGGAAATCTTGGCAGATATGAGGAGGCAATCTCCTGCTTTGATAAGGCATTGGAGATAAACCCAAGGTATGCAGAGGCATGGTATAATAAAGGGCTTGCCTTAGCAAAGTTGAGAAGGTTTCAAAAGGCATTAGAATGTATTGATGAGGCAATAAGGTTAAATCCTGATTTACCAATGGTTCACCAGCTAAAACAAATGATTCTACAAGACTTAAGGAGGTAG
- a CDS encoding nucleotidyl transferase AbiEii/AbiGii toxin family protein, translating into MISKEQVRELSHKFAIDEFTCLREYLQILFLAALYEQKESSKIYFKGGTALRLILNSFRFSEDLDFTSLISADEIKKLLIKIIRKINLLMPEIELRQITSNINSLTGFLRYKTDELKFPLNVHLEFSLREKPLTEKDVVMETLFPISPYPIIKCLSWEEILTEKIRALIHRVKGRDLFDIWYLLSKGIQIDWVMVNKKMEYYNRRVTQKDLVDKIRGFDQKRLKLDLGKFLPLNQRRIAENIKEMVLEKL; encoded by the coding sequence ATGATTAGTAAAGAACAGGTTAGAGAATTATCACATAAATTTGCTATTGACGAGTTCACTTGTTTAAGAGAGTATTTGCAGATTCTTTTTCTGGCGGCGCTTTATGAGCAAAAAGAGAGTTCAAAAATTTATTTCAAAGGCGGCACAGCCTTGAGACTAATTCTTAATTCCTTCAGATTTTCAGAAGATTTAGATTTTACCTCTTTAATATCTGCTGATGAAATAAAAAAGTTACTCATCAAAATTATCAGAAAAATAAATCTTCTTATGCCTGAAATAGAATTAAGACAGATTACTTCTAACATTAACAGTCTCACAGGATTTTTGCGATACAAGACTGATGAGTTGAAATTTCCCTTAAATGTTCATCTGGAATTTTCTTTAAGGGAAAAGCCTTTGACTGAAAAAGATGTTGTTATGGAGACATTATTTCCCATCAGCCCATATCCTATTATCAAATGCCTGTCGTGGGAAGAGATTCTAACAGAAAAAATAAGGGCATTGATACATAGGGTAAAAGGCAGAGACCTTTTTGACATCTGGTATCTTCTTTCAAAAGGAATACAAATTGACTGGGTGATGGTTAATAAGAAAATGGAATATTATAACAGAAGAGTAACCCAGAAGGATTTAGTAGATAAAATCAGGGGATTTGACCAGAAAAGATTAAAATTAGACCTCGGAAAATTTCTACCTTTAAACCAAAGAAGAATTGCTGAGAATATTAAGGAAATGGTCTTAGAAAAATTATAG
- a CDS encoding type IV toxin-antitoxin system AbiEi family antitoxin domain-containing protein, with protein MMKKIEALLILQKSRRDIFSLIDLKKLLRSESDNIAYIQANRLTKEGLLDRIAKGVYCLKDKKPTDFEIANFLYKPSYVSLESALAYYGILIQVPQVITSVTIKRAKKIRAVNKEFAYFHLDQRYYSDYIKEQHFLIATPEKAIVDTIFFASYGRTVINPEEWVLDKIDKKRLRELSGKIKSEIFGNFFDSLNIKL; from the coding sequence ATGATGAAGAAGATAGAAGCACTGCTTATATTACAGAAATCCAGAAGAGATATTTTTAGTCTGATTGACCTTAAAAAACTCCTCAGAAGTGAAAGTGATAACATCGCCTACATTCAGGCAAATAGGCTGACGAAGGAGGGTCTATTAGACAGAATAGCTAAAGGAGTATATTGTTTAAAAGATAAAAAACCTACAGATTTTGAGATAGCTAATTTCCTCTATAAACCCTCCTATGTTTCTTTAGAATCTGCTCTGGCATACTATGGTATTTTAATTCAGGTGCCACAGGTTATAACTTCAGTTACCATCAAAAGGGCTAAAAAAATAAGGGCGGTAAATAAAGAATTTGCCTATTTTCATTTAGACCAAAGATATTATTCAGATTATATTAAAGAGCAACATTTTCTTATCGCAACCCCTGAAAAAGCCATTGTTGATACCATCTTCTTTGCAAGTTATGGGAGAACGGTAATTAATCCTGAAGAATGGGTATTAGATAAGATTGATAAAAAGAGGTTAAGAGAACTATCTGGCAAGATTAAGAGTGAAATTTTTGGCAATTTCTTTGATTCATTGAATATAAAACTATGA
- the hisC gene encoding histidinol-phosphate transaminase, giving the protein MIESLVKENIKTLKPYQIPDISCPIKLDAMENPYDLPDEIKELLKEKITGFNRYPDPLSNELRQTIAAYLGINKKEILVGNGSDELILYILLTFNAGQVVFPTPTFAMYKILSQITNTTPIGIPLTDKFELNEEKILKITRDTPSIIFLAYPNNPTGNSFSKEKVLEIIDESPTSLIIIDEAYFEFSKETFISLINIYPQVIIVRTFSKAFGLAGLRIGYLIANSQIIDELLKVKLPYNLNAFSQAVATCAIENFRYLLQPRINQIISERERVYGFLKGITGIMPYPSDANFILFKTLNIPADTLFSNLVEEGILIRNLNDDIPNCLRVTIGNEQENNAFLGKIDSICRRY; this is encoded by the coding sequence ATGATTGAATCATTAGTCAAAGAAAATATTAAAACCTTAAAACCATACCAAATACCGGATATTTCCTGCCCAATTAAATTAGATGCGATGGAAAATCCCTATGACTTACCAGACGAAATAAAAGAATTGCTTAAAGAAAAGATTACTGGTTTTAATCGTTATCCCGACCCACTTTCAAATGAATTACGCCAGACTATTGCCGCATATCTTGGCATAAATAAAAAAGAAATTTTGGTTGGTAATGGTTCTGATGAACTAATCTTATACATTCTGCTAACTTTTAACGCAGGTCAAGTTGTTTTTCCCACACCTACCTTTGCCATGTATAAAATATTATCCCAGATTACTAACACCACGCCAATTGGAATACCTTTAACTGACAAATTTGAATTAAATGAGGAAAAGATATTGAAAATAACCAGGGATACTCCTTCCATTATTTTTCTCGCTTATCCAAATAATCCAACAGGAAACTCTTTTTCAAAAGAAAAGGTATTAGAAATTATTGACGAATCGCCAACCTCATTAATAATTATTGATGAAGCCTACTTTGAGTTTTCAAAGGAAACCTTCATTTCACTGATTAACATTTACCCGCAGGTAATAATTGTAAGGACATTTTCTAAGGCATTTGGTTTAGCCGGATTAAGAATTGGATATTTGATTGCTAATTCTCAAATAATCGATGAACTTCTCAAAGTAAAATTGCCCTATAACCTGAATGCTTTTTCTCAAGCAGTGGCGACTTGTGCCATAGAAAATTTTAGATACCTTTTACAACCTCGAATTAACCAGATAATAAGCGAGCGAGAAAGGGTCTATGGATTTCTTAAAGGAATAACGGGCATTATGCCTTACCCCAGTGATGCTAATTTTATTTTATTTAAAACCCTTAATATCCCGGCAGATACCCTTTTTTCAAATTTAGTTGAAGAAGGGATATTAATTCGTAATTTGAATGATGATATCCCTAACTGCCTTCGAGTAACTATTGGTAATGAACAAGAAAACAATGCCTTTTTGGGAAAGATAGATAGTATTTGCAGAAGATATTAA